DNA from bacterium:
GCCGCGGTCCAGGCCTCGCCCCGGCCGGTGCTGGCCAAGATCCGGAGCGGCTGGGAGGTGGGGGCCGAGAATGCGGTGGAGATAGCCAAAATACTTGAGGCCAGCGGCATCGCGGCCATAGCGGTCCACGGGCGCACCAAGAGCCAGATGTTCTCCGGTTCGGCCGACTGGGCGGTGATCGGCCGGGTCAAGCAGGCGGTCAAGATCCCGGTGATAGGCAACGGCGATGTCAAGAGCGGGGCCGACGCCGCAAGGATGGCGGAGGAGACCGGCTGCGACCTGGTGATGGTGGGCCGGGCGGCTTTGGGAAATCCCTTCTTGTTTGCTGAGATCAACCGCGCATTGAATTCAGAAGTCGGAATTCAGAATTCTGAATTTGCAGTAAGCTGGCCGGAAAAGCTGGCGGTCATAATCCAGCACATAGAGATGGCGGTGGCCGACAAGGGCCAGCCCCGGGGCCTCCGGGAAATGCGCAAGCATCTGGGCTGGTACATCAAGGGCATTCCCGGGGCGGCCGCCCTGCGCCAGGAACTTATGCGGGCCGAGACCAGGGAGGAAGTGCTGGGACTGCTGGAAAAACTCCAAAACTCCATTCACCGGCATCAGGGGGATATGGATGAACAAACACCGGAATAAACATTCCCGCCCGGCCATCGACTTTCTACTGGCGGCCCTGACCCTGGCCCCGGCCCTGGCCAACTGGCTGGGGCTGTGGATATTGAACGACGCCTGGCTGGCCATCATCCTGTGCTGCCTGATATTTTACGGCGGAGCCTACTGGGTGATCAGGGCCTTCCGGTTAAAGTCAATGCTGGTAATGAGGCCCCGGAACATCCTAAAGAGCCTGGCCTGGGGAATATCATCGGCCCTGGGGGCGGCGGCCCTGATACTGGTGCTGGGGACCATGTTCTTCACCCAGGCCGTTTCCGGGAACATGCTGCAGGCCTGCTCCCAGCGCCTGGCCCAGAGCCAGGCCCTGCGCTACAGCTTCTGGCAGTTCTTTCTGTTTGTGGGGATCATAGTCCCGGTGGGCGAGGAGCTGTACTGGCGGGCCGGTCTGCAGGGATTGTTGAGCCTGAGGTTCTCCAAAACCAAAACGGTGCTGATCTCGGCCCTGCTGTTCACCTTCTATCACCTGGTGACGGTGGGCTTCCTGGTGCCGGGGCTGCCCGGCCTGCCATTGGTGGGGCTGGTGTTCCTGAGCGGGCTGGTCTTGGCCTGGCTGACCCAGCACACCAAAAACATCTGGGCCGCGGCCATCTGCCACGGGCTGGGGGGATGGGGGGCCATCATCTTCCTGGTGTGGAAGTACCTGAGATAACCCGAAGCCGGCAAATTCTAAACAAGGCAAAAATCACAAATCTCGAAACAGCTTGTGAATTGGATCCTTTGATCATTGGGTTTTGTCCCGCCGCAGCGGGATCCCGCCAACGGCGGTGATTTAGGATTTAGCATTTAGTGCTTGAAATTTAATCAACTCAAACCATTATGCAGATAGTCATCGCCACCAGGAACGCGCACAAGCTCAGGGAGATCTCCCAGATCCTTAAAGTGGACGGGGTGGAGTTCCTGAGCCTGAATGATCTTCCGGAGTACCCGGAGGTGGAGGAGACGGGAAAGACCTTTGCCGACAACGCCCTGCTTAAGGCCCAGACCGCGGCCTATCACTCCGGCTGCTGGGCCCTGGCCGATGATTCCGGCCTGGAGGTGGACGCCCTGCAGGGCCGCCCGGGGGTGC
Protein-coding regions in this window:
- a CDS encoding type II CAAX endopeptidase family protein, with translation MNKHRNKHSRPAIDFLLAALTLAPALANWLGLWILNDAWLAIILCCLIFYGGAYWVIRAFRLKSMLVMRPRNILKSLAWGISSALGAAALILVLGTMFFTQAVSGNMLQACSQRLAQSQALRYSFWQFFLFVGIIVPVGEELYWRAGLQGLLSLRFSKTKTVLISALLFTFYHLVTVGFLVPGLPGLPLVGLVFLSGLVLAWLTQHTKNIWAAAICHGLGGWGAIIFLVWKYLR
- the dusB gene encoding tRNA dihydrouridine synthase DusB; amino-acid sequence: MLDISQLKGRAVLAPMAGITDSAFRVICRRHGAALVYSEMLSTEALSRHHGKTLKMAGFREEERPVALQLFGKRPQAFAEAVAWLEPLAPDCYDLNFGCPAPKIVKNGGGSALLKDPELVGQIARAAVQASPRPVLAKIRSGWEVGAENAVEIAKILEASGIAAIAVHGRTKSQMFSGSADWAVIGRVKQAVKIPVIGNGDVKSGADAARMAEETGCDLVMVGRAALGNPFLFAEINRALNSEVGIQNSEFAVSWPEKLAVIIQHIEMAVADKGQPRGLREMRKHLGWYIKGIPGAAALRQELMRAETREEVLGLLEKLQNSIHRHQGDMDEQTPE